In Pongo abelii isolate AG06213 chromosome X, NHGRI_mPonAbe1-v2.0_pri, whole genome shotgun sequence, one DNA window encodes the following:
- the TLR8 gene encoding toll-like receptor 8 isoform X2 has protein sequence MFLQSSMLTCLFLLISGSCELCAEENFSRSYPCDEKKQNDSVIAECSNRRLQEVPQTVGKYVTELDLSDNFITHVTNESFQGLQNLTKINLNHNPNVQHQNGNPGIQSNGLNITDGAFLNLKNLRELLLEDNQLPQIPSGLPESLTELSLIQNNIYNITKEGISRLINLKNLYLAWNCYFNKVCEKTNIEDGVFETLTNLELLSLSFNSLSHVPPKLPSSLRKLYLSNTQIKYISEEDFKGLINLTLLDLSGNCPRCFNAPFPCVPCDGGASINIDRFAFQNLTQLRYLNLSSTSLRKINAAWFKNMPHLKVLDLEFNYLVGEIASGAFLTMLPRLEILDLSFNYIKGSYPQHINISKNFSKLLSLRALHLRGYVFQELRKEDFQPLMQLPNLSTINLGINFIKQIDFKLFQNFSNLEIIYLSENRISPLVKDTRQSFANSSSFQRHILKRRSTDFEFDPHSNFYHFTRPLIKPQCAAYGKALDLSLNSIFFIGPNQFENLPDIACLNLSANSNAQVLSGTEFSAIPHVKYLDLTNNRLDFDNASALTELSDLEVLDLSYNSHYFRIAGVTHHLEFIKNFTNLKVLNLSHNNIYTLTDKYNLESKSLVELVFSGNRLDILWNDDDNRYISIFKGLTNLTRLDLSLNRLKHIPNEAFLNLPASLMELHINDNMLKFFNWTLLQQFPRLELLDLRGNKLFFLTDSLSDFTSSLRTLLLSHNRISHLPPGFLSEISSLEHLDLSSNLLKTINKSALETKTTTKLSKLELHGNPFECTCDIGDFRRWMDEHLNVKIPRLVDVICASPGDQRGKSIVSLELTTCVSDVTAVILFFFTFFITTMVMLAALAHHLFYWDVWFIYNVCLAKVKGYRSLSTSQTFYDAYISYDTKDASVTDWVINELRYHLEESRDKNVLLCLEERDWDPGLAIIDNLMQSINQSKKTVFVLTKKYAKSWNFKTAFYLALQRLMDENMDVIIFILLEPVLQHSQYLRLRQRICKSSILQWPDNPKAEGLFWQTLRNVVLTENDSRYNNMYVDSIKQY, from the coding sequence ATGTTCCTTCAGTCGTCAATGCTGACCTGCCTTTTCCTGCTAATATCTGGTTCCTGTGAGTTATGTGCTGAAGAAAATTTTTCTAGAAGCTATCCTTGTgatgagaaaaagcaaaatgacTCAGTTATTGCAGAGTGCAGCAATCGTCGACTACAGGAAGTTCCCCAAACGGTGGGCAAATACGTGACAGAACTAGACCTGTCTGATAATTTCATCACACACGTAACGAATGAATCATTTCAAGGGCTGCAAAATCTCACTAAAATAAATCTAAACCACAACCCCAATGTACAGCACCAGAACGGAAATCCTGGTATACAATCAAATGGCTTGAATATCACAGACGGGGCATTCCTCAACCTAAAAAACCTAAGGGAGTTACTGCTTGAAGATAACCAGTTACCCCAAATACCCTCTGGTTTGCCAGAGTCTTTGACAGAACTTAGTCTAATTCAAAACAATATATACAACATAACTAAAGAGGGCATTTCAAGACTTATAAACTTGAAAAATCTCTATTTGGCCTGGAACTGCTATTTTAAcaaagtttgtgagaaaactaaCATAGAAGATGGAGTATTTGAAACGCTGACAAATTTGGAGTTGCTATCACTATCTTTCAATTCTCTTTCACATGTGCCACCCAAACTGCCAAGCTCCCTACGCAAACTTTATCTGAGCAACACGCAGATCAAATACATTAGTGAAGAAGATTTCAAGGGATTGATAAATTTAACATTACTAGATTTAAGCGGGAACTGTCCGAGGTGCTTCAATGCCCCATTTCCATGCGTGCCTTGTGATGGTGGTGCTTCAATTAATATAGATCgttttgcttttcaaaacttGACCCAACTTCGATACCTAAACCTCTCTAGCACTTCCCTCAGGAAGATTAATGCTGCCTGGTTTAAAAATATGCCTCATCTGAAGGTGCTGGATCTTGAATTCAACTATTTAGTGGGAGAAATAGCCTCTGGGGCATTTTTAACGATGCTGCCCCGCTTAGAAATACTTGACTTGTCTTTTAATTATATAAAGGGGAGTTATCCACAGCATATTAATATTTCCAAAAACTTCTCTAAACTTTTGTCTCTACGGGCATTGCATTTAAGAGGTTATGTGTTCCAGGAACTCAGAAAAGAAGACTTCCAGCCCCTGATGCAGCTTCCAAACTTATCGACTATCAACTTGGGTATTAATTTTATTAAGCAAATCGatttcaaacttttccaaaatttcTCCAATCTGGAAATCATTTACTTGTCAGAAAACAGAATATCACCGTTGGTAAAAGATACCAGGCAGAGTTTTGCAAATAGTTCCTCTTTTCAACGTCATATCCTGAAACGACGCTCAACAGATTTTGAGTTTGACCCACATTCGAACTTTTATCATTTCACCCGTCCTTTAATAAAGCCACAATGTGCTGCTTATGGAAAAGCCTTAGATTTAAGCCTCAACAGTATTTTCTTCATTGGGCCAAACCAATTTGAAAATCTTCCTGACATTGCCTGTTTAAATCTGTCTGCAAATAGCAATGCTCAAGTGTTAAGTGGAACTGAATTTTCAGCCATTCCTCATGTCAAATATTTGGATTTGACAAACAATAGACTAGACTTCGATAATGCTAGTGCTCTTACTGAATTGTCTGACTTGGAAGTTCTAGATCTCAGCTATAATTCACACTATTTCAGAATAGCAGGGGTAACACATCATctagaatttattaaaaattttacaaatctAAAAGTTTTAAACTTGAGCCACAACAACATTTATACTTTAACAGATAAGTATAACCTGGAAAGCAAGTCCCTGGTAGAATTAGTTTTCAGTGGCAATCGCCTTGACATTTTGTGGAACGATGATGACAACAGGTATATCTCCATTTTCAAAGGTCTCACGAATCTGACACGTCTGGATTTATCCCTTAATAGGCTCAAGCACATCCCAAATGAAGCATTCCTTAATTTGCCAGCGAGTCTCATGGAACTACATATAAATGATAATATGTTAAAGTTTTTTAACTGGACATTACTCCAGCAGTTTCCTCGTCTCGAGTTGCTTGACTTACGTGGAAACAAACTATTCTTTTTAACTGATAGCCTATCTGACTTTACATCTTCCCTTCGGACACTGCTGCTGAGTCATAACAGGATTTCCCACCTACCCCCTGGCTTTCTTTCTGAAATCAGTAGTCTGGAGCACCTCGATTTAAGTTCAAATCTGCTAAAAACAATCAACAAATCCGCACTTGAAACTAAGACCACCACCAAATTATCTAAGTTGGAACTACACGGAAACCCCTTTGAATGCACCTGTGACATTGGAGATTTCcgaagatggatggatgaacatcTGAACGTCAAAATTCCCAGACTGGTAGATGTCATTTGTGCCAGTCCTGGGGATCAAAGAGGGAAGAGTATTGTGAGTCTGGAGCTAACAACTTGTGTTTCAGATGTCACTGCAgtgatattatttttcttcacgTTCTTTATCACCACCATGGTTATGTTGGCTGCCCTGGCTCACCATTTGTTTTACTGGGATGTTTggtttatatataatgtgtgtttaGCTAAGGTAAAAGGCTACAGGTCTCTTTCCACATCCCAAACTTTCTATGATGCTTACATTTCTTATGACACCAAAGATGCCTCTGTTACTGACTGGGTGATAAATGAGCTACGCTACCACCTTGAAGAGAGCCGAGACAAAAACGTTCTCCTTTGTCTAGAGGAGAGGGATTGGGACCCGGGATTGGCCATCATCGACAACCTCATGCAGAGCATCAACCAAAGCAAGAAAACAGTATTTGTTTTAACCAAAAAATACGCAAAAAGCTGGAACTTTAAAACAGCTTTTTACTTGGCTTTGCAGAGGCTAATGGATGAGAACATGGATGTGATTATATTTATCCTGCTGGAGCCAGTGTTACAGCATTCTCAGTATTTGAGGCTACGGCAGCGGATCTGTAAGAGCTCCATCCTCCAGTGGCCTGACAACCCGAAGGCAGAAGGCTTGTTTTGGCAAACTCTGAGAAATGTGGTCTTAACTGAAAATGATTCACGGTATAACAATATGTATGTTGATTCCATTAAGCAATACTAA
- the TLR8 gene encoding toll-like receptor 8 isoform X1, translated as MKESSLQNSSCSLGKETKKENMFLQSSMLTCLFLLISGSCELCAEENFSRSYPCDEKKQNDSVIAECSNRRLQEVPQTVGKYVTELDLSDNFITHVTNESFQGLQNLTKINLNHNPNVQHQNGNPGIQSNGLNITDGAFLNLKNLRELLLEDNQLPQIPSGLPESLTELSLIQNNIYNITKEGISRLINLKNLYLAWNCYFNKVCEKTNIEDGVFETLTNLELLSLSFNSLSHVPPKLPSSLRKLYLSNTQIKYISEEDFKGLINLTLLDLSGNCPRCFNAPFPCVPCDGGASINIDRFAFQNLTQLRYLNLSSTSLRKINAAWFKNMPHLKVLDLEFNYLVGEIASGAFLTMLPRLEILDLSFNYIKGSYPQHINISKNFSKLLSLRALHLRGYVFQELRKEDFQPLMQLPNLSTINLGINFIKQIDFKLFQNFSNLEIIYLSENRISPLVKDTRQSFANSSSFQRHILKRRSTDFEFDPHSNFYHFTRPLIKPQCAAYGKALDLSLNSIFFIGPNQFENLPDIACLNLSANSNAQVLSGTEFSAIPHVKYLDLTNNRLDFDNASALTELSDLEVLDLSYNSHYFRIAGVTHHLEFIKNFTNLKVLNLSHNNIYTLTDKYNLESKSLVELVFSGNRLDILWNDDDNRYISIFKGLTNLTRLDLSLNRLKHIPNEAFLNLPASLMELHINDNMLKFFNWTLLQQFPRLELLDLRGNKLFFLTDSLSDFTSSLRTLLLSHNRISHLPPGFLSEISSLEHLDLSSNLLKTINKSALETKTTTKLSKLELHGNPFECTCDIGDFRRWMDEHLNVKIPRLVDVICASPGDQRGKSIVSLELTTCVSDVTAVILFFFTFFITTMVMLAALAHHLFYWDVWFIYNVCLAKVKGYRSLSTSQTFYDAYISYDTKDASVTDWVINELRYHLEESRDKNVLLCLEERDWDPGLAIIDNLMQSINQSKKTVFVLTKKYAKSWNFKTAFYLALQRLMDENMDVIIFILLEPVLQHSQYLRLRQRICKSSILQWPDNPKAEGLFWQTLRNVVLTENDSRYNNMYVDSIKQY; from the exons ATGAAGGAATCATCTTTGCAAAATAGCTCCTGCAGCCTGGGAAAGGAGACTAAAAAG GAAAACATGTTCCTTCAGTCGTCAATGCTGACCTGCCTTTTCCTGCTAATATCTGGTTCCTGTGAGTTATGTGCTGAAGAAAATTTTTCTAGAAGCTATCCTTGTgatgagaaaaagcaaaatgacTCAGTTATTGCAGAGTGCAGCAATCGTCGACTACAGGAAGTTCCCCAAACGGTGGGCAAATACGTGACAGAACTAGACCTGTCTGATAATTTCATCACACACGTAACGAATGAATCATTTCAAGGGCTGCAAAATCTCACTAAAATAAATCTAAACCACAACCCCAATGTACAGCACCAGAACGGAAATCCTGGTATACAATCAAATGGCTTGAATATCACAGACGGGGCATTCCTCAACCTAAAAAACCTAAGGGAGTTACTGCTTGAAGATAACCAGTTACCCCAAATACCCTCTGGTTTGCCAGAGTCTTTGACAGAACTTAGTCTAATTCAAAACAATATATACAACATAACTAAAGAGGGCATTTCAAGACTTATAAACTTGAAAAATCTCTATTTGGCCTGGAACTGCTATTTTAAcaaagtttgtgagaaaactaaCATAGAAGATGGAGTATTTGAAACGCTGACAAATTTGGAGTTGCTATCACTATCTTTCAATTCTCTTTCACATGTGCCACCCAAACTGCCAAGCTCCCTACGCAAACTTTATCTGAGCAACACGCAGATCAAATACATTAGTGAAGAAGATTTCAAGGGATTGATAAATTTAACATTACTAGATTTAAGCGGGAACTGTCCGAGGTGCTTCAATGCCCCATTTCCATGCGTGCCTTGTGATGGTGGTGCTTCAATTAATATAGATCgttttgcttttcaaaacttGACCCAACTTCGATACCTAAACCTCTCTAGCACTTCCCTCAGGAAGATTAATGCTGCCTGGTTTAAAAATATGCCTCATCTGAAGGTGCTGGATCTTGAATTCAACTATTTAGTGGGAGAAATAGCCTCTGGGGCATTTTTAACGATGCTGCCCCGCTTAGAAATACTTGACTTGTCTTTTAATTATATAAAGGGGAGTTATCCACAGCATATTAATATTTCCAAAAACTTCTCTAAACTTTTGTCTCTACGGGCATTGCATTTAAGAGGTTATGTGTTCCAGGAACTCAGAAAAGAAGACTTCCAGCCCCTGATGCAGCTTCCAAACTTATCGACTATCAACTTGGGTATTAATTTTATTAAGCAAATCGatttcaaacttttccaaaatttcTCCAATCTGGAAATCATTTACTTGTCAGAAAACAGAATATCACCGTTGGTAAAAGATACCAGGCAGAGTTTTGCAAATAGTTCCTCTTTTCAACGTCATATCCTGAAACGACGCTCAACAGATTTTGAGTTTGACCCACATTCGAACTTTTATCATTTCACCCGTCCTTTAATAAAGCCACAATGTGCTGCTTATGGAAAAGCCTTAGATTTAAGCCTCAACAGTATTTTCTTCATTGGGCCAAACCAATTTGAAAATCTTCCTGACATTGCCTGTTTAAATCTGTCTGCAAATAGCAATGCTCAAGTGTTAAGTGGAACTGAATTTTCAGCCATTCCTCATGTCAAATATTTGGATTTGACAAACAATAGACTAGACTTCGATAATGCTAGTGCTCTTACTGAATTGTCTGACTTGGAAGTTCTAGATCTCAGCTATAATTCACACTATTTCAGAATAGCAGGGGTAACACATCATctagaatttattaaaaattttacaaatctAAAAGTTTTAAACTTGAGCCACAACAACATTTATACTTTAACAGATAAGTATAACCTGGAAAGCAAGTCCCTGGTAGAATTAGTTTTCAGTGGCAATCGCCTTGACATTTTGTGGAACGATGATGACAACAGGTATATCTCCATTTTCAAAGGTCTCACGAATCTGACACGTCTGGATTTATCCCTTAATAGGCTCAAGCACATCCCAAATGAAGCATTCCTTAATTTGCCAGCGAGTCTCATGGAACTACATATAAATGATAATATGTTAAAGTTTTTTAACTGGACATTACTCCAGCAGTTTCCTCGTCTCGAGTTGCTTGACTTACGTGGAAACAAACTATTCTTTTTAACTGATAGCCTATCTGACTTTACATCTTCCCTTCGGACACTGCTGCTGAGTCATAACAGGATTTCCCACCTACCCCCTGGCTTTCTTTCTGAAATCAGTAGTCTGGAGCACCTCGATTTAAGTTCAAATCTGCTAAAAACAATCAACAAATCCGCACTTGAAACTAAGACCACCACCAAATTATCTAAGTTGGAACTACACGGAAACCCCTTTGAATGCACCTGTGACATTGGAGATTTCcgaagatggatggatgaacatcTGAACGTCAAAATTCCCAGACTGGTAGATGTCATTTGTGCCAGTCCTGGGGATCAAAGAGGGAAGAGTATTGTGAGTCTGGAGCTAACAACTTGTGTTTCAGATGTCACTGCAgtgatattatttttcttcacgTTCTTTATCACCACCATGGTTATGTTGGCTGCCCTGGCTCACCATTTGTTTTACTGGGATGTTTggtttatatataatgtgtgtttaGCTAAGGTAAAAGGCTACAGGTCTCTTTCCACATCCCAAACTTTCTATGATGCTTACATTTCTTATGACACCAAAGATGCCTCTGTTACTGACTGGGTGATAAATGAGCTACGCTACCACCTTGAAGAGAGCCGAGACAAAAACGTTCTCCTTTGTCTAGAGGAGAGGGATTGGGACCCGGGATTGGCCATCATCGACAACCTCATGCAGAGCATCAACCAAAGCAAGAAAACAGTATTTGTTTTAACCAAAAAATACGCAAAAAGCTGGAACTTTAAAACAGCTTTTTACTTGGCTTTGCAGAGGCTAATGGATGAGAACATGGATGTGATTATATTTATCCTGCTGGAGCCAGTGTTACAGCATTCTCAGTATTTGAGGCTACGGCAGCGGATCTGTAAGAGCTCCATCCTCCAGTGGCCTGACAACCCGAAGGCAGAAGGCTTGTTTTGGCAAACTCTGAGAAATGTGGTCTTAACTGAAAATGATTCACGGTATAACAATATGTATGTTGATTCCATTAAGCAATACTAA